A genomic region of Phenylobacterium parvum contains the following coding sequences:
- a CDS encoding aminopeptidase P family protein produces the protein MRQSFKESADPSYGSLHLPRIRAAMAAQGLDGLLVPHEDEHQNEYLPAANDRLAWATGFTGSAGAAIVMADRAAVFVDGRYTIQVRAQVDTSLFEICDLVVGGVPAWVEANTRPGQVIGYDPRLHSPDALGHLRNAAIRSGAILKPVDPNPLDVAWGADRPPQPTAPVRPHALDFAGEDSVAKRARLGEGLVAKGAEAAVLTAPASIAWLFNVRGGDVSRTPLPLAQAILNRDGSARLFLDPVKVTPELPAWLGNGVRLETPADLPGALAELKGKVVLVDPAQSPAFYFDALEAAGAQVLRGEDPCALPRACKNPVEIAGSRSAHVRDGVALTRFLHWVATEAQALLPDEIEVASRLEAFREEVEGLSDLSFDTIAAAQGNAALPHYHPTEKTNTRTAQGSLLLVDSGGQYPDGTTDVTRTMAIGTPSREMCERFTLVLKGHLALAALRFPAGTTGSAVDAFARAALWSRGLDYDHGTGHGVGVFLGVHEGPHRIAKAPNSVALQPGMIVSNEPGYYKEGAYGIRIENLQYVTSPRTIPGGERPMLGFEALTLAPIDRTLILPDLLTAAERDQLDAYHARVLAEIGPHLDGPVRDWLKAACAPIAG, from the coding sequence ATGCGCCAGAGCTTCAAAGAATCCGCCGATCCGTCCTACGGGTCCCTCCACCTGCCCCGCATCCGCGCCGCCATGGCCGCCCAGGGGCTCGACGGCCTGCTGGTCCCGCACGAGGACGAGCACCAGAACGAGTACCTGCCCGCCGCCAACGACCGGCTGGCCTGGGCCACCGGCTTCACCGGCTCGGCCGGGGCCGCCATCGTCATGGCCGACCGGGCCGCAGTTTTCGTGGACGGCCGCTACACCATCCAGGTCCGGGCCCAGGTGGATACGTCCCTGTTCGAGATCTGCGACCTGGTGGTCGGCGGGGTCCCGGCCTGGGTCGAGGCCAACACCCGCCCCGGCCAGGTGATCGGCTACGATCCGCGCCTGCACAGCCCTGACGCCCTGGGACACCTGCGGAACGCCGCCATCCGATCGGGGGCGATCCTGAAGCCCGTCGATCCCAACCCGCTGGACGTCGCCTGGGGCGCCGACCGACCGCCCCAGCCCACGGCGCCGGTGCGCCCCCACGCCCTCGACTTCGCCGGCGAGGACTCCGTCGCAAAGCGCGCCCGGCTGGGCGAGGGCCTGGTGGCGAAGGGGGCGGAGGCTGCGGTCCTGACCGCCCCGGCCTCCATCGCCTGGTTGTTCAACGTGCGGGGCGGCGACGTCAGCCGCACGCCCCTGCCGCTCGCCCAGGCCATCCTGAACCGCGACGGCTCGGCGCGCCTCTTCCTCGACCCCGTCAAGGTGACCCCGGAACTGCCGGCCTGGCTGGGCAACGGGGTGCGTCTGGAGACTCCGGCGGACCTGCCCGGCGCCCTGGCCGAACTGAAGGGCAAGGTCGTGCTGGTCGATCCGGCCCAGTCCCCGGCCTTCTACTTCGACGCCCTGGAAGCCGCCGGCGCCCAGGTCCTGCGGGGCGAGGATCCCTGCGCCCTGCCCCGGGCCTGCAAGAACCCGGTTGAGATCGCCGGCTCCCGCAGCGCCCACGTCCGCGACGGCGTCGCCCTGACCCGCTTCCTGCACTGGGTGGCCACCGAGGCCCAGGCCCTGTTGCCCGACGAGATCGAGGTCGCCAGTCGGCTGGAGGCCTTCCGCGAGGAGGTCGAGGGCCTGTCCGACCTGTCCTTCGACACCATCGCCGCCGCCCAGGGCAACGCCGCCCTGCCGCACTACCACCCCACCGAGAAGACCAACACGCGCACGGCGCAGGGCTCCCTCCTGCTGGTGGATTCCGGCGGCCAGTATCCCGACGGCACCACCGACGTGACCCGGACCATGGCCATCGGGACGCCCAGCCGCGAGATGTGCGAGCGCTTCACCCTGGTGCTCAAGGGCCACCTGGCCCTGGCGGCCCTGAGGTTCCCGGCGGGGACGACGGGCTCGGCGGTGGACGCCTTCGCCCGGGCCGCCCTCTGGTCGCGCGGCCTCGACTACGACCACGGCACCGGCCACGGCGTCGGCGTTTTCCTGGGCGTGCACGAGGGTCCGCACCGGATCGCCAAGGCCCCCAATTCCGTGGCCCTCCAGCCCGGGATGATCGTCTCCAACGAGCCGGGCTACTACAAGGAGGGCGCCTACGGCATCCGGATCGAGAACCTCCAGTATGTCACCTCGCCCCGGACCATCCCCGGCGGCGAGCGTCCCATGCTGGGCTTCGAGGCCCTGACCCTGGCGCCCATCGACCGGACCCTGATCCTGCCCGACCTGCTCACCGCCGCGGAGCGGGACCAGCTGGACGCCTACCACGCCCGGGTCCTGGCCGAGATCGGCCCGCACCTCGACGGGCCGGTCCGCGACTGGCTAAAGGCCGCCTGCGCGCCCATTGCCGGATGA